Proteins co-encoded in one Oreochromis aureus strain Israel breed Guangdong linkage group 3, ZZ_aureus, whole genome shotgun sequence genomic window:
- the LOC116316456 gene encoding immunoglobulin kappa light chain-like, protein MNRKILSIQVTDLNMMISPPSVFYLMLLFFGEMAQKSHQLSSVRQDKGFISTNVGESVTLQCFYEGEVVARFYWYKQTLGERPRLISSFYSYDKNGTFYDECENNPRFTLSTEKAQNHLMITDLQVSDSATYFCASSFSVSFEFAEGITVSVKGSALNSRPLIQQSASKPIQAGGSVTLNCTVQTGTCDEEHSVYWFKDSGESHSGLIYSHGGRNDECERKPKKHTNTCVYSLPMKNLDVSHVGIYYCAVASCGHMLFGNGTKLDFGSGDFSSLGVFLNCCLGIHHNPDLYTGFLTLWYKQTAVYRIECKIFSFLYNKLREL, encoded by the exons ATGAACAGAAAGATTCTTTCCATTCAAGTCACGGATTTGAACATGATGATATCGCCACCATCTGTTTTCTATTTGATGCTTTTGTTCTTTGGGGAAATGG CTCAGAAGAGTCATCAGCTCTCGTCTGTTCGTCAAGACAAAGGGTTTATATCCACTAATGTCGGGGAGAGTGTAACTTTGCAGTGTTTCTACGAAGGTGAAGTGGTAGCAAGGTTTTACTGGTATAAGCAAACATTAGGAGAGAGGCCAAGGCTCATTTCTAGCTTCTATTCATATGATAAAAATGGTACTTTCTATGATGAATGTGAGAACAATCCACGCTTCACACTGTCTACTGAAAAAGCTCAAAATCATTTGATGATCACAGATctgcaggtttcagactcaGCTACTTATTTCTGTGCAAGTAGCTTTTCGGTAAGTTTTGAATTTGCAGAAGGAATCACTGTGAGTGTTAAAGGTTCAGCTTTGAACAGCCGGCCTTTAATTCAGCAGTCTGCATCTAAGCCCATCCAGGCAGGAGGCTCTGTGACTCTGAACTGTACAGTACAGACTGGGACCTGTGATGAAGAACACAGTGTTTACTGGTTCAAAGACTCTGGAGAGTCTCATTCAGGACTCATTTACAGCCATGGAGGCAGGAATGATGAGTGTGAGAGGaaaccaaagaaacacacaaacacctgtgTGTACAGCCTGCCAATGAAGAACCTGGATGTTTCTCATGTTGGGATCTACTACTGTGCTGTTGCCTCATGTGGACACATGCTGTTTGGAAACGGGACCAAGCTGGACTTTGG CTCAGGAGACTTTTCTTCTCTCggtgtatttcttaattgctgCCTTGGCATTCACCACAATCCTGATCTTTATACTGGCTTTCTTACTTTATGGTATAAGCAGACGGCAGTGTACAG gatcgaATGCAAGATTTTCAGCTTCCTCTATAACAAACTCAGAG AATTGTGA
- the LOC120439011 gene encoding tyrosine-protein phosphatase non-receptor type substrate 1-like yields the protein MKMSFVNVFLLCSLCAAQLSEVSQPESLKTVKIGHSATIKCFIKSASTKTVWYKVTTGRKLQLVVKTDSYYNVREFSDEFVNRSSVKFDMTNNHLTINKTSWEDVGTYFCGVLHISEVQFGSGTFLMLTGAKTISDSVVQQPESKSVRSGDSVTLSCSVHSAQCTAELTSFMWLKNSNHSAPEMIYCSDNKNNISQRTDRGRTTCEYKFVVRSRDDAGVYYCAVNACGQILLGNGTKIDDINDHENFCVRERTLACIIIIIIIMGVYLAFAVCMIKFNSGFSPLSKVRGEENLKIKRSNEQRDGIWSECVYSRVKLH from the exons ATGAAGATGTCCTTTGTGAATGTTTTCCTGCTCTGCTCTTTGT GTGCAGCACAGTTAAGTGAAGTCTCTCAGCCTGAATCTTTGAAAACAGTGAAGATTGGCCACTCAGCTACTATTAAATGCTTCATAAAGAGCGCATCAACCAAAACTGTGTGGTACAAGGTGACTACAGGGAGGAAACTACAGCTGGTGGTAAAAACTGATTCTTATTATAATGTGAGAGAGTTCAGTGATGAATTTGTTAACCGTTCTTCAGTTAAATTTGACATGACTAACAATCATCTGAccataaataaaacatcatgGGAAGATGTTGGAACATACTTCTGTGGAGTCTTACACATAAGTGAGGTTCAGTTTGGGTCAGGAACATTTCTGATGTTGACAG GTGCAAAGACAATCAGCGACTCTGTCGTCCAGCAGCCAGAATCAAAGTCAGTGAGGTCCGGAGACTCTGTGACTCTCAGCTGTTCTGTTCACTCTGCTCAATGCACAGCAGAACTCACTAGTTTCATGTGGCTGAAAAACTCAAATCATTCTGCTCCAGAGATGATTTATTGCTCTGACAATAAGAACAACATCTCCCAGAGAACTGACAGAGGACGAACTACCTGCGAGTACAAGTTTGTCGTCAGGAGCCGGGATGACGCTGGGGTCTACTACTGTGCCGTCAATGCATGTGGACAAATACTGCTTGGAAATGGGACCAAGATTG ATGACATCAATGATCACGAGAATTTTTGTGTCCGTGAGAGAACACTGGcatgcatcatcatcatcatcatcatcatgggtGTTTATCTGGCTTTCGCTGTGTGCATGATCA AGTTTAACTCAGGATTTTCACCTCTGTCCAAG GTTCGAGGTGAAGAAAACCTCAAAATCAAGAGATCAAATGAACAGAGAGATGGTATCtggagtgaatgtgtgtactccAGGGTGAAGCTACACTGA
- the LOC116316432 gene encoding tyrosine-protein phosphatase non-receptor type substrate 1-like → MKMFFVNVFLLCSSCAAQLSEVSQPESLKTVKIGHSATIKCFIKSASTKTVWYKVTTGRKLQLVVKTDSYYNVREFSDEFVNRSSVKFDMTNNHLTINKTSWEDVGTYFCGVLHISEVQFGSGTFLMLTGAKTVSDSVVQQPESKSVRSGDSVTLSCSLHSAQCTAELTSFMWLKNSNHSAPEMIYCSDNKNNISQRTDRGRTTCEYNFVVRSRDDAGVYYCAVNACGQILLGNGTRIIHADTESMPLGPTVIALMLSNIVLGSVTLLLVVTFCKTRMKKSAEAADEGGQTGDTVIYTSVGLAHSSNKPRQPTVKANGDAVIYSTLKP, encoded by the exons ATGAAGATGTTCTTTGTGAatgtttttctgctctgctcttCAT GTGCAGCACAGTTAAGTGAAGTCTCTCAGCCTGAATCTTTGAAAACAGTGAAGATTGGCCACTCAGCTACTATTAAATGCTTCATAAAGAGCGCATCAACCAAAACTGTGTGGTACAAGGTGACTACAGGGAGGAAACTACAGCTGGTGGTAAAAACTGATTCTTACTATAATGTGAGAGAGTTCAGTGATGAATTCGTTAACCGTTCTTCAGTTAAATTTGACATGACTAACAATCATCTGAccataaataaaacatcatgGGAAGATGTTGGAACATACTTCTGTGGAGTCTTACACATAAGTGAGGTTCAGTTTGGGTCAGGAACATTTCTGATGTTGACAG GTGCAAAGACAGTCAGCGACTCTGTGGTCCAGCAGCCAGAATCAAAGTCAGTGAGGTCCGGAGACTCTGTGACTCTCAGCTGTTCTCTTCACTCTGCTCAATGCACAGCAGAACTCACTAGTTTCATGTGGCTGAAAAACTCGAATCATTCTGCTCCAGAGATGATTTATTGCTCTGACAATAAGAACAACATCTCCCAGAGAACTGACAGAGGACGAACTACCTGCGAGTACAACTTTGTCGTCAGGAGCCGGGATGACGCTGGGGTCTACTACTGTGCCGTCAATGCATGTGGACAAATACTGCTTGGAAATGGGACAAGAATAATTCATG CAGACACTGAAAGCATGCCACTGGGTCCGACCGTTATTGCACTGATGCTGTCAAACATTGTTCTTGGATCTGTGACGCTCCTCCTTGTAGTGACATTTTGCAAGACAAGAATGAAAAAATCTGCAG AAGCAGCCGATGAAGGCGGTCAG ACTGGTGATACAGTCATCTATACATCTGTGGGTTTGGCTCACAGTAGTAATAAGCCCAGACAACCTACAGTAAAAGCCAATGGAGATGCTGTAATTTACTCTACACTCAAACCCTGA
- the LOC116316431 gene encoding uncharacterized protein LOC116316431, with protein sequence MKMFFVNVFLLCSLCAAQLSEVSQPEPLKTVKIGHSATIKCFIKSASVKRMWYKVTTGRKLQLVVKTNSQYNVREFSDEFVNRSSVKFDMTNNHLTITKTSWEDVGTYFCGVLHISEVQFGSGTFLMLTGAKTTSGSVVQQPESKSVRSGDSVTLSCSLHSAQCTAELTSFMWLKNSDHSAPEMIYCSDNKKNSFQGTGRGRTTCVYNFVVRSRDDAGVYYCAVNACGQILLGNGTRINNDGINYHETPILCIIIITIIMGVYLVFAVFMIKFNSGPSPLFKIRGEENLKLKISNEQRDGIWSECVYSRVKLH encoded by the exons ATGAAGATGTTCTTTGTGAATGTTTTCCTGCTCTGCTCTTTGT GTGCAGCACAATTAAGTGAAGTCTCTCAGCCTGAACCTTTGAAAACAGTGAAGATTGGCCACTCAGCTACTATTAAATGCTTCATAAAGAGCGCATCAGTGAAAAGAATGTGGTACAAGGTGACTACAGGGAGGAAACTACAGCTGGTGGTAAAAACTAATTCTCAGTATAATGTGAGAGAGTTCAGTGATGAATTTGTTAACCGTTCTTCAGTTAAATTTGACATGACTAACAATCATCTGACCATAACTAAAACATCATGGGAAGATGTTGGAACATATTTCTGTGGAGTCTTACACATAAGTGAGGTTCAGTTTGGGTCAGGAACATTTCTGATGTTGACAG GTGCAAAGACAACCAGCGGCTCTGTCGTCCAGCAGCCAGAATCAAAGTCAGTGAGGTCCGGAGACTCTGTGACTCTCAGCTGTTCTCTTCACTCTGCTCAATGCACAGCAGAACTCACTAGTTTCATGTGGCTGAAAAACTCGGATCATTCTGCTCCAGAGATGATTTATTGCTCTGACAATAAGAAGAACAGTTTCCAGGGAACTGGCAGAGGACGAACTACCTGCGTGTACAACTTTGTCGTAAGGAGCCGGGATGACGCTGGGGTCTACTACTGTGCTGTCAATGCATGTGGACAAATACTGCTTGGAAATGGGACAAGAATCAATAATG ATGGCATCAATTATCATGAGACACCAATACtatgcatcatcatcatcaccatcatcatggGTGTTTATCTGGTTTTCGCTGTGTTCATGATCA AGTTTAACTCAGGACCTTCACCTCTGTTCAAG ATTCGAGGTGAAGAAAACCTCAAACTCAAGATATCAAATGAACAGAGAGATGGTATCtggagtgaatgtgtgtactccAGGGTGAAGCTACACTGA
- the LOC116316433 gene encoding uncharacterized protein LOC116316433: MMVFFVNLFLLCSSCAAQLSEVSRPEPLKTVTIGDSATIKCYIKSALMKRVWYKVTTGRELQLVVKTDSYYNVREFSDEFVNRSSVKFDMTNNHLTINKTSWEDVYVGTYFCGVLHISEVQFGSGTFLMLTGAKTISDSVVQQPESKSVRSGDSVTLSCSLHSAQCTAELTSFMWLKNSNHSAPEMIYCSDNKKNSSQRTDRGRTTCVYNFVIRSRDDAGVYYCAVNACGQGLLGNGTRINNADTESIPLGPTVIALMLSNMVLGSVMLLLVVTFCKTRMKKSAEAADEGGQTGNKVIYTSVCLAHSSNKPRQPTVKANADAVIYSTLKP, from the exons ATGATGGTGTTCTTTGTAAACTTGTTCCTGCTCTGCTCTTCAT GTGCAGCACAGTTAAGTGAAGTCTCTCGGCCTGAACCTTTGAAAACAGTCACGATTGGTGACTCAGCTACTATTAAATGTTACATAAAGAGCGCATTAATGAAGAGAGTGTGGTACAAGGTGACTACAGGGAGGGAACTACAGCTGGTGGTAAAAACTGATTCTTACTATAATGTGAGAGAGTTCAGTGATGAATTCGTTAACCGTTCTTCAGTTAAATTTGACATGACTAACAATCATCTGAccataaataaaacatcatgggaagatgtct ATGTTGGAACATACTTCTGTGGAGTCTTACACATAAGTGAGGTTCAGTTTGGGTCAGGAACATTTCTGATGTTGACAG GTGCAAAGACAATCAGCGACTCTGTCGTCCAGCAGCCAGAATCAAAGTCAGTGAGGTCCGGAGACTCTGTGACTCTCAGCTGTTCTCTTCACTCTGCTCAATGCACAGCAGAACTCACTAGTTTCATGTGGCTGAAAAACTCAAATCATTCTGCTCCAGAGATGATTTATTGCTCTGACAATAAGAAAAACAGTTCCCAGAGAACTGACAGAGGACGAACTACCTGCGTGTACAACTTTGTCATCAGGAGCCGGGATGACGCTGGGGTCTACTACTGTGCCGTCAATGCATGTGGACAAGGATTGCTTGGAAATGGGACAAGAATCAATAATG CAGACACTGAAAGCATACCACTGGGTCCGACTGTTATTGCACTGATGCTGTCAAACATGGTTCTTGGATCTGTGATGCTCCTCCTTGTAGTGACATTTTGCAAGACAAGAATGAAAAAATCTGCAG AAGCGGCCGATGAAGGCGGTCAG ACTGGTAATAAAGTCATCTATACATCTGTGTGTTTGGCTCACAGTAGTAATAAGCCCAGACAACCTACAGTAAAAGCCAATGCAGACGCTGTAATATACTCTACACTCAAACCCTGA
- the LOC116316434 gene encoding uncharacterized protein LOC116316434, whose amino-acid sequence MTHLIFVVYLIRVCVGITAQAAELHSSLHQDTDFVSADVGDEVTLHCSYEGEAARLYWYKQTLGQKPRLISTYYRYEGNGIFYNEFKSNPRFTLVTGISKNHLKITDLRVSDSAIYYCATSFTFILEFTKETYLNVKGSSLDIQTFVLQSVSETIQPGGSVTLNCTVHTGTCDEDHKVYWFKDSEESHPGLIYTHGGRNDQCKKKSQTQAHTCVYSLPMKNLNVSHVGSYYCAVALCGCLLFGNGTKLNVEDEGDTLLLLYFWRGVSAFTSILSVLLASLMCMMSKKNSCTYTDYPTKNSPFFKANGDQEGGYLYFKPLRDMKMNRSEMQMDNTWSKCVYSGVKQ is encoded by the exons ATGACACATTTAATATTTGTAGTTTATCTGATACGTGTGTGCGTAGGAATAACAG CTCAGGCAGCTGAACTGCACTCATCTCTTCATCAAGATACTGATTTTGTTTCTGCTGATGTCGGTGACGAAGTAACTCTGCACTGTTCCTACGAAGGTGAAGCTGCAAGACTTTACTGGTACAAACAAACTCTGGGACAAAAACCAAGGCTCATCTCTACCTACTACAGATATGAGGGAAATGGCATATTTTATAATGAATTCAAAAGTAATCCACGCTTTACGTTAGTTACTGGCATCAGTAAAAATCACTTGAAAATAACAGACCTGCGTGTCTCAGATTCAGCTATTTACTACTGCGCAAcaagttttacttttattttagagtttacCAAAGAAACATATCTCAATGTAAAAGGTTCCAGTTTGGACATCCAGACTTTTGTCCTACAATCAGTATCTGAGACCATCCAGCCAGGAGGCTCTGTGACTCTGAACTGTACAGTCCACACTGGAACCTGTGATGAAGACCACAAGGTCTACTGGTTCAAAGACTCTGAAGAATCTCATCCAGGGCTCATTTACACCCATGGAGGCAGGAATGATCAGTGCAAGAAGAAATCACAGACACAAGCACACACCTGTGTGTACAGCCTGCCAATGAAGAACTTGAATGTCTCTCATGTTGGGTCCTACTACTGCGCTGTTGCTTTATGTGGATGCTTACTGTTTGGTAATGGGACCAAGCTGAATGTTGAGG ATGAAGGGGACACCCTTCTCTTGTTGTATTTCTGGAGGGGGGTTTCAGCTTTCACCAGCATCCTGAGTGTTTTACTGGCTTCCTTAATGTGCATGATGAgcaagaaaaacagctgcacaTACACAG aTTATCCAACCAAAAACTCCCCCTTTTTCAAAGCAAAT GGTGACCAAGAAGGAGGCTACCTGTATTTCAAACCTTTGAGGGACATGAAGATGAACAGATCAGAAATGCAGATGGACAACACCTGGAGTAAATGTGTCTATTCTGGTGTAAAGCAGTAA
- the LOC116316430 gene encoding uncharacterized protein LOC116316430, whose product MKMFFVNVFLLCSLCAAQLSEVSQPEPLKRVKIGHSATIKCFIKSASVKRMWYKVTTGRKLQLVVKTNSQYNVREFSDEFVNRSSVKFDMTNNHLTINKTSWEDVGTYFCGVLHISEVQFGSGTFLMLTGAKTISGSVIQQPESKSVRSGDSVTLSCSLHSAQCTAELTSFMWLKNSDHSAPEMIYCSDNKNNISQRTDRGRTTCENNFVVRSRDDAGVYYCAVNACGQILLGNGTRINYEKEMPVVRQTLKACH is encoded by the exons ATGAAGATGttctttgtaaatgttttcCTGCTCTGCTCTTTAT GTGCAGCACAGTTAAGTGAAGTCTCTCAGCCTGAACCTTTGAAAAGAGTGAAGATTGGCCACTCAGCTACTATTAAATGCTTCATAAAGAGCGCATCAGTGAAAAGAATGTGGTACAAGGTGACTACAGGGAGGAAACTACAGCTGGTGGTAAAAACTAATTCTCAGTATAATGTGAGAGAGTTCAGTGATGAATTTGTTAACCGTTCTTCAGTTAAATTTGACATGACTAACAATCATCTGAccataaataaaacatcatgGGAAGATGTTGGAACATACTTCTGTGGAGTCTTACACATAAGTGAGGTTCAGTTTGGGTCAGGAACATTTCTGATGTTGACAG GTGCAAAGACAATCAGCGGCTCTGTCATCCAGCAGCCAGAATCAAAGTCAGTGAGGTCCGGAGACTCTGTGACTCTCAGCTGTTCTCTTCACTCTGCTCAATGCACAGCAGAACTCACTAGTTTCATGTGGCTGAAAAACTCGGATCATTCTGCTCCAGAGATGATTTATTGCTCTGACAATAAGAACAACATCTCCCAGAGAACTGACAGAGGACGAACTACCTGCGAGAACAACTTTGTCGTCAGGAGCCGGGATGACGCTGGGGTCTACTACTGTGCTGTCAATGCATGTGGACAAATACTGCTTGGAAATGGGACAAGAATCAATTATG AAAAGGAAATGCCTGTGGTCAGA CAGACACTGAAAGCATGCCACTGA